In Rhizorhabdus phycosphaerae, the genomic stretch GTGCTGTGCGGCATCATATCCTGGTATTGCTTCATTCCGCCGGCCTTCTCCGTCAAGTTCACGGGCGGGGTGATGTTCGCGATGGCCTTCTATGCGCTGGTCGTGCTGATCGACGTTGCCCTGATCGACTGGCTGCAGCGGATGAATCGGCGGCTCGCCTTTGAGCGGGAGCGAAGCCGGCGTCTCGCGGAACGGGGAGAAGTCTTGTTTCGCGAACTGCAGCACCGCGTCTCGAACAATCTTCAGGTCGTCAGCGGGCTGATCGCCCTGCAAAAGAAAAGCGTGACCGATGGCGCGGCCCGGGCCGCGCTCGAGGAGGCGTCGCGACGCCTCGGCCTGATCGGCCGCATCCATCGGCAGCTCTACGATCCGCAGGGCGACCAGCTGCACATCCGCGATTTTCTCGACCAGTTGGGCCCGCATCTGATCGATGCCAGCGGCAAGCCGGGGATACGCTGCCACGTCGCGGTCGAGGAGGATTTCGCCCTGTCTCCCGACGCGGCGGTTCCGATGGCGCTGATCGTCGCGGAAGCGGTAAGCAACGCGATCGAACATGGCTTCGGCGATCGTGACGAAGGCCAGGTCGACATATCTGCGCTGCGGGCGGCGGACGGCATGCTCGAGGTGCGCGTGACCGATGATGGGGCGGGCCTGCCCGAGGGTTTCCGGCTCGACCAGACCAACAGCCTGGGGCTGAAGCTCGCCCAGGCACTCGCCCGCCAGCTCGGCGGAAGCTTCGACCTGACCGCCGGTCATGTGACGACAGCGCTGCTGAAGCTGCCCGAAACCGAAGCGGCCTGACCTCGGACGTGCGGCTGCGGTGCGCAGTCGGACAGTCCCGTTGCCTGAGAGCAGTCGCTCAGCTTGCCTCGGCGATGGCGCCCGGCGTCAATATGATTGCCATGATGATGAGCGCGACGGCGACATAGGCCCACAGGCCCATGCCCGACCAGGCGAGCCTTGTGGCGCTCGCTTCCGCTCGATCCGCCTTCTGTACGCGCTTGGCGTATATGATGGTGCCCGTTACCGAGAGTGCGGTCATCATCAGGCCGAAGATGAACCAGATAGCCTTGGTGGCCAGCCCACCGAATGTTCCAAAATGCAGCGGATCGGCCATTTCCGAAACGCGCTGATGTACGGAGAGATCACGACCGTCGAGCTCGGCCAGAATTGCGCCGCTGTTAGGATCGAGCACCAGCCCGTTGGCGCGATCGCGGACCAGCCAGGCCTGGTCCTGGCCGAGCAGGATCACGCCGTTCTCCCTGGTAAAGCGGATCTCCCGAATATCGAGTGTAGGGCGGGCCTGCTGGCCAATATGAACCAGATGGTCTAGCGCGCGCCCTGTCGGAGGGCGAGTTGAGGCGCCCTGTGCGATTTCGGGAAGCTTCGGGACGGCGGCGTTGCCGCCAAGCGTTTCCACCAAGTACCACAATCCGGTCAGCGAGATGAGCGCGACGAACCACAGGGACCATAAGCCTGCCAGTCGGTGAAGGTCGCCGTTCAAGCGCCGCGTGTCCCCGCGGCGCGGCATGCGCAGAAAGCCGCGCCACCATTTCTTATAGGTTATGGTTCCGGTGACGAGCGACGCCAGCAGCAGCAGCGCCAGCGAACTGACGATGGGAATTCCAATCCGTGTCGGCAGCATGAGATGGCGGTGGAGCTGCCGCAGGAAGCGGTGAACGTTCGCCCATCCGTGCGTGCCGGTCACCCTGGCGGTCCAGGGATCGAGATAGACCCTGCGCGGGCTGCCCTTGCCGACTTCGACCCAGGCCTCTGCGGCAAACCAAGGGTCGATCGGCGCATATAGGATCTGGAGGCGCCCGGACGGTTCGGCAGCTGCTGCGGCCTCGGCAAGTGCACCCCAGCTCGCGACGGGACGCTCTTGGACTTGGACACGCATCGCCGGTGTAACCAGCCAGTCGAGCTCATGGGCGAAGACGGCGATCGTTCCCGTGGCGAGGATGAAGGTCATGAAGATGGACAGCTTCAATCCTGCCCAGCTGTGGACCCGCCACCATAGCGATCTGGGCTTTTGCGTGCGCGACTGCTCCACGGTCAGAACTGGACGCGTAGCTCGGCCAGGAAAGTACGCGGCTCGCCGGGGAAATGGCCGCTCTGGGCACTGAAGCCGGAGGCCGCATAGGTCTTGTCGAAGATGTTATCGACCCTGAGCAGAAGCTCGGCAAAGCCAAGCCCCTTGATGATCGAGGCATCGAAGATGGTGTAAGGCTTCACGGTCTGTCCCGACAGGCTGATCCGCCGCGACACATGTTCGCCACCGAATGCGAAAGCCGTTTCGATCGCCTTCACCTGATAGCGGGTCCAGAATCCGACCTTGTGCTTCGGGGCGTTGGCGAAACGATTGCCGACGGCATTGGTGATCGCCTGTCCGGCGACGGTGCCGGTAATCTTCGTGTCGTTATAGCCATAGTTGACGAGAACAACCCAGTCGGGCGTCACGTCGGCGGCAAGGTCGAACTCGAAGCCCTTGCTGGTCACCTCTCCGATCGGTGCGAGCTGATCGACGCCGCTCACCGGCGGGAGTGAAGGATCGACCTGCAGGATGTTGCGGCGCAGGATCCGGTAGACGGCAGCGTCGGCCTGAAGGCGGCCGCCGAACAGTTGCGTCTTCACACCAGCTTCGATCTGATTGCCGGTGACGGGTGCAAATGGACCACCAGCGTTGCGGTCCTGGCTTGCCGCAGACTGCGGCTCGAAGCTCTCCGACCAGCTGACATAGGTCGAGATGTCCGAGCGTG encodes the following:
- a CDS encoding sensor histidine kinase, with the protein product MKDEQTSFLERLPLGRKRPGLRYGATLVICAVCFAVRALADPVMPAGYPFVTFFPGVILSTFLFGVGPGALAAVLCGIISWYCFIPPAFSVKFTGGVMFAMAFYALVVLIDVALIDWLQRMNRRLAFERERSRRLAERGEVLFRELQHRVSNNLQVVSGLIALQKKSVTDGAARAALEEASRRLGLIGRIHRQLYDPQGDQLHIRDFLDQLGPHLIDASGKPGIRCHVAVEEDFALSPDAAVPMALIVAEAVSNAIEHGFGDRDEGQVDISALRAADGMLEVRVTDDGAGLPEGFRLDQTNSLGLKLAQALARQLGGSFDLTAGHVTTALLKLPETEAA
- a CDS encoding PepSY-associated TM helix domain-containing protein, with the protein product MEQSRTQKPRSLWWRVHSWAGLKLSIFMTFILATGTIAVFAHELDWLVTPAMRVQVQERPVASWGALAEAAAAAEPSGRLQILYAPIDPWFAAEAWVEVGKGSPRRVYLDPWTARVTGTHGWANVHRFLRQLHRHLMLPTRIGIPIVSSLALLLLASLVTGTITYKKWWRGFLRMPRRGDTRRLNGDLHRLAGLWSLWFVALISLTGLWYLVETLGGNAAVPKLPEIAQGASTRPPTGRALDHLVHIGQQARPTLDIREIRFTRENGVILLGQDQAWLVRDRANGLVLDPNSGAILAELDGRDLSVHQRVSEMADPLHFGTFGGLATKAIWFIFGLMMTALSVTGTIIYAKRVQKADRAEASATRLAWSGMGLWAYVAVALIIMAIILTPGAIAEAS